GTCGATGGGATCGTCAGCCTCAATACCTGGAACGCGCTGGTCCAGTAGGCGATCCAGGCCGGCCAGAAGCGCCCGCCTCCACATCGGAAGCGGGCGCTGTACGTCGATCCGCGCCTCGGCTACCTCGCAAGCAGCGGCAGATACACGCTGGCTCTGGCGGAGAGACGCAACGCCGCCCAGTGGTGCGGCAGCGTCTGGCGCATGTGCTCGTCGGCGGTGCGCCAGTTGTGCCCGCCGGCCAGGATCGCCGGGAGCGGACCTGTGACGCCCTTCTGGATCAGCTTGTGCCGCAGATGCTCGCCACGGTAGAAGTTGGCATCGCTCGGCTCAGCCGATTCGGGGCCGTACTGGATCAGCCAGCGGATGCTGCGGACCTCGGCGACGCTGCGGTTGCAGACGATGTTCGGCGCGTTGTTGGCGGCGGCGTATGCTCGATCGCGTGGCTGGTCGAAGACCGGATCGAAGAGCGAGAGGCCGAAGACGCCGTCGCTCTCCGCGATGCTCTGGCACGTGGCGTCGGCGTAGAAGTACAGCCCGTCGAACGCTCCGGCGGTGCTGAACAGCTCAGGATGCTGCGACGCGATCTTGGTGCTCATGAAGCCGCCTAGCGAGAAGCCGTCCACGCCGCGACCGGAGCGCGTCGGCACCGTGCGATAGTGCCCGTCGACGTAGGGCACGAGCTCCTGCACCAGATAATCCTCGAAGCGTCCCGTGCCGACACCCGCCGCGCTGGTCAGCTCCGGCGCGAGAAAGTTGGTCAGCATGCCGGAGACTGAGTTGTCGGCGCTGCTGATGCCGGGAAAGACCAGGATCATCGGCCCGACCTGCCCCGCCGCGAGCAGCTCCTCGTACACGTCGATCACATTGCGACCGCCGCGCGTGCTGTCCTCCTGCTGGTTGATCCATTCGCGCTCGTGGCCCCGGAAGAGGTAGAGCGTCGGGTAGCGCAGCCCCGGCCTGGCGCTGTACTCCGGCGGCGTGTAGACATAAAACTCTTTGGCGACGCCAAGCGTCTGGCTGTCGAGCGCGATCTTCTCGACCCGTGGATCATAGACCACGGTGCAGCGATCGGCCCAGGCTGCGACGGACGCGCTGATCGTGCCGCCCACCGTGGCAACTGCGGTACGATTGGGAATGTTGACGCACTCCGCCGTCTGCTCGACCGAGCCCCACGATCCGCGCGTGAACTTGAACTCAAGCGTGCTGCCCTCGCTGACGGTGATCGTGCCGGTGGCCTGCAAGC
The Herpetosiphonaceae bacterium genome window above contains:
- a CDS encoding alpha/beta hydrolase-fold protein, whose product is MKSRAAVPILGLLLTMLFGTLSLSAQARQLPAPTADVSLTFQVTLPPETPAADTIYIAGNFTGWNPGSTPMQRSGNTASITLSFAAGTNLEYKYTRGSWSSVEKAADGSELANRTTTADADRTVSDSVARWADVQNEPGPDVTMSVSVTLPQTTQPGDTIYIAGNFQGWNPSATPLVRSGLQATGTITVSEGSTLEFKFTRGSWGSVEQTAECVNIPNRTAVATVGGTISASVAAWADRCTVVYDPRVEKIALDSQTLGVAKEFYVYTPPEYSARPGLRYPTLYLFRGHEREWINQQEDSTRGGRNVIDVYEELLAAGQVGPMILVFPGISSADNSVSGMLTNFLAPELTSAAGVGTGRFEDYLVQELVPYVDGHYRTVPTRSGRGVDGFSLGGFMSTKIASQHPELFSTAGAFDGLYFYADATCQSIAESDGVFGLSLFDPVFDQPRDRAYAAANNAPNIVCNRSVAEVRSIRWLIQYGPESAEPSDANFYRGEHLRHKLIQKGVTGPLPAILAGGHNWRTADEHMRQTLPHHWAALRLSARASVYLPLLAR